Proteins from a genomic interval of Paenibacillus lentus:
- a CDS encoding cache domain-containing sensor histidine kinase translates to MKWNSIRTKLIVFMLIATIIPIVATMFVTYLYTTQSLRTRAVQENANLLYQGQRNLAELLSDLNRSSSTIYSNAELFRLLEGGYDDPQSSSRVYAALSYISTSIPDIYQVYLYENVNRRATLLTLNTPKRHYDTDPYEDILLNNDRSLTVQKTHMSHIYGFAPIQPNYPPEPVFTLHRKIEKVPSSEVIGYLAIDVKLSALTEIVEHLYEINHEKVYILDQNGAIVYSDDESQLGLPLESDWYNEHIAAASKLHGHFEQDNNVFIYQRLEKAGANWVLVKQIPVSYLNEEANKAVTINLLLLAISLMVIAGATIFITLRITAPIKQLNRYMNQIQSGNLNVDIQPASNDEIGAVMLRFRSMMDTINNLILREYKLELANKTNQLRAMQAQINPHFLNNTLQIIGTLALELKMPRIYALLSALAKMMHYSMHNEDKNVTLRDELEHVKAYIELQKERFENRFQFHYDVDDSLLDLPMPKMILQPIVENYFKHGLDRTAWNGEVMLFAKRLRRGGQVEIVVQNNGAQIPEIRLKQLQEELSDLSPATIHQPVNDGDETSRPSIGLANVLARLQLVNGDNAALAISNLDPVGVQITLIIPDQDRSGV, encoded by the coding sequence GTGAAATGGAATAGCATTCGCACCAAGTTAATCGTCTTTATGCTGATCGCCACGATCATTCCCATTGTAGCCACCATGTTTGTCACTTACCTGTACACCACTCAGTCATTAAGAACTAGGGCTGTTCAGGAGAATGCCAATTTGCTATACCAAGGTCAGCGAAATCTTGCTGAACTCTTAAGTGATCTCAATCGTAGTTCGTCCACCATCTATTCCAATGCGGAATTATTCCGGCTTCTCGAAGGTGGGTATGATGACCCACAGAGCAGTTCGCGGGTATATGCCGCCTTGTCCTATATTTCAACATCAATCCCGGATATTTATCAGGTGTATCTCTACGAGAATGTAAATCGCAGAGCTACCCTGCTCACATTGAACACGCCTAAACGACATTACGACACCGATCCATATGAGGATATTTTGCTTAATAATGATCGTAGTTTAACCGTGCAGAAGACGCATATGAGTCATATTTACGGATTTGCTCCCATTCAGCCAAACTACCCGCCCGAGCCTGTATTTACGCTGCATCGCAAGATAGAAAAGGTACCTTCAAGCGAAGTCATCGGCTATCTGGCAATCGATGTAAAGCTGTCGGCGCTTACAGAAATCGTGGAGCATTTATACGAAATCAATCATGAAAAAGTATATATTCTTGACCAGAACGGTGCTATCGTTTATAGCGACGATGAAAGTCAGCTTGGACTGCCGCTGGAATCGGACTGGTATAATGAACATATCGCGGCTGCGAGCAAGCTTCACGGACATTTCGAGCAAGATAACAATGTTTTCATATATCAGCGTTTAGAAAAGGCGGGGGCAAACTGGGTGCTTGTTAAACAAATCCCCGTATCGTATTTAAACGAAGAAGCCAACAAGGCAGTAACTATAAATCTGCTGCTTCTCGCTATCTCTCTTATGGTCATCGCCGGTGCCACTATATTTATAACACTGCGAATTACTGCACCTATTAAGCAATTAAATCGGTATATGAATCAAATTCAATCCGGTAATTTGAACGTTGACATCCAGCCGGCCAGCAATGACGAGATTGGTGCGGTCATGCTGCGCTTCCGCAGTATGATGGACACGATCAATAACCTGATTTTGCGTGAATACAAGCTGGAACTGGCGAACAAGACGAATCAATTGCGGGCGATGCAGGCCCAGATCAATCCCCATTTTCTGAATAATACGCTGCAAATTATAGGCACACTAGCGCTGGAATTGAAGATGCCGCGAATTTATGCGCTGCTGTCGGCTCTGGCGAAAATGATGCACTACAGCATGCATAACGAGGATAAGAACGTTACCTTGCGGGACGAGCTTGAACATGTGAAAGCATATATCGAGCTGCAGAAGGAACGATTTGAAAATCGCTTCCAATTTCATTATGATGTGGATGATTCGCTGCTTGACCTGCCTATGCCTAAAATGATTTTGCAGCCGATCGTCGAAAACTATTTTAAACACGGATTGGATCGTACAGCTTGGAATGGCGAAGTCATGCTGTTTGCTAAGCGGCTGCGGCGGGGAGGACAGGTGGAGATCGTCGTACAGAACAATGGGGCACAGATCCCTGAAATCAGATTGAAACAGCTGCAGGAGGAACTAAGCGATTTATCCCCCGCCACAATCCATCAACCGGTGAATGACGGGGATGAGACAAGCCGCCCTTCGATCGGCTTGGCCAATGTTCTCGCTAGGCTGCAGCTTGTCAATGGAGATAATGCCGCGCTGGCGATCAGCAACCTTGATCCGGTCGGCGTACAAATCACCCTGATCATTCCTGATCAAGATAGAAGCGGAGTGTGA
- a CDS encoding carbohydrate ABC transporter permease yields the protein MSSKRLSSWGLQLFFIGPVLLFFAIIMIVPFLLGMYYSLTDWNGVSGSVNWVGLENFIKVFRNDPDFWSSFWFTVRFTLVGVILTNVVGFFLAYFLTKALKLRNVLRTIFFMPNVIGGLLLGFIWQFIFIKGFSTMADLTGWSFFGLPWLGDAATGFWGITIVFVWQTAGYLMVVYISSLTNVPSEVMEAAEIDGASRWQMLRSIIIPLIMPAITICLFLAISWAFKMFDLNLSLTKGGPFKSTESVAMNIYVEAFQNNRYGMGTAKAMLFFIIVAVITLFQVRLTKSKEVEA from the coding sequence ATGAGCAGCAAGCGACTGTCTTCATGGGGGCTGCAGTTATTTTTTATAGGGCCTGTTCTACTGTTCTTTGCAATTATCATGATCGTTCCATTCTTGCTTGGTATGTATTATTCGTTGACGGACTGGAACGGTGTATCTGGATCAGTGAACTGGGTAGGTTTAGAAAATTTTATCAAAGTATTCAGGAATGACCCGGATTTCTGGTCTTCGTTCTGGTTTACGGTAAGATTTACTCTTGTAGGTGTAATACTTACGAACGTTGTCGGATTTTTCTTGGCCTATTTCCTAACTAAGGCTTTGAAGCTCCGCAACGTTTTGCGAACGATCTTCTTTATGCCGAACGTCATCGGTGGACTGCTTCTCGGGTTTATCTGGCAGTTTATTTTCATTAAAGGATTCTCTACGATGGCGGATCTGACCGGATGGTCATTCTTTGGTCTACCATGGCTAGGGGATGCAGCAACAGGGTTCTGGGGAATTACAATTGTGTTCGTATGGCAAACAGCAGGGTATTTGATGGTTGTTTATATATCCTCACTGACGAATGTTCCCTCTGAAGTGATGGAAGCAGCAGAAATCGATGGTGCAAGCCGTTGGCAAATGCTGCGCAGTATTATTATTCCGCTGATTATGCCAGCTATCACCATCTGCTTATTTCTTGCCATATCCTGGGCGTTTAAGATGTTTGACTTGAATCTGTCACTGACAAAGGGTGGGCCATTCAAGTCGACAGAATCCGTAGCTATGAACATTTATGTGGAGGCTTTCCAAAATAACAGATATGGTATGGGGACGGCTAAAGCGATGTTGTTCTTCATCATTGTTGCTGTGATCACTTTGTTCCAGGTTCGCCTGACGAAGAGCAAGGAGGTCGAAGCTTAA